The Engystomops pustulosus chromosome 1, aEngPut4.maternal, whole genome shotgun sequence genome has a window encoding:
- the COX7C gene encoding cytochrome c oxidase subunit 7C, mitochondrial: MFGQAVRRFTTSALRRGAHYEEGPGKNLPFSVENKWKLLALMTAFFGSGFTFPFIIVRHQLLKK, translated from the exons ATGTTCGGTCAGGCTGTGCGCAGGTTCACCACGTCTGCTCTCCGCCGCGGCGCCCACTATGAGGAAGGCCCGGGCAAG AATCTTCCCTTTTCCGTTGAGAACAAGTGGAAACTCCTAGCGCTGATGACGGCTTTCTTCGGCAGTGGATTCACCTTTCCCTTTATCATTGTCAGGCATCAGTTGTTGAAAAAGTAA